One genomic window of Candidatus Sericytochromatia bacterium includes the following:
- a CDS encoding ATP-binding cassette domain-containing protein: MHPPDTSEASPAVEVQNLVVEFPGVRALDGVSFALPAGAITALVGPNGAGKTTLMRCLVALDAPFSGRIRVAGFDTQESPREVHRRIGWLPDDFGLYEDLSVAQCVRYAGASRGLAGAVLEARLQAVREATELDSLWAQRAGSLSRGQRQRVGLAQALVHDPPVLVLDEPASGLDPAARAALAELITRLGQAGKSVLVSSHILAELEGYATWMLTLEAGRVRGLVAVQGHVATGGRWLRLRVVGPPEAAAERLQAWEGVGDLQLLPDGVRLEWRRPEAEQAELLLHLLNAGVRVVGLAPESADLQAMYLAQVRHPEAP, translated from the coding sequence TTGCACCCACCAGACACGTCTGAAGCCTCGCCCGCCGTCGAGGTGCAAAACCTGGTCGTCGAATTCCCGGGCGTGCGCGCCCTGGATGGCGTCAGCTTCGCCCTGCCCGCCGGCGCGATCACCGCGCTGGTGGGGCCCAACGGGGCCGGCAAGACCACCCTGATGCGCTGTCTGGTCGCGCTCGACGCCCCCTTCAGCGGCCGCATCCGGGTAGCCGGCTTCGACACCCAGGAGAGTCCGCGCGAGGTGCACCGGCGCATCGGCTGGCTGCCGGACGATTTTGGCCTGTATGAAGACCTCTCCGTGGCCCAGTGTGTGCGCTACGCCGGCGCCTCCCGCGGCCTGGCCGGCGCGGTGCTGGAGGCGCGCCTGCAGGCGGTGCGCGAAGCCACTGAACTGGACAGCCTCTGGGCCCAGCGGGCCGGCAGCCTGTCGCGCGGTCAGCGTCAGCGCGTCGGCCTGGCGCAGGCCCTGGTGCATGATCCCCCCGTGCTGGTGCTGGACGAACCCGCCTCGGGGCTCGATCCGGCCGCCCGGGCCGCGCTGGCGGAGCTGATCACGCGCCTGGGCCAGGCCGGCAAGAGCGTGCTGGTCTCGTCACACATCCTGGCCGAACTGGAAGGCTACGCCACCTGGATGCTGACGCTGGAAGCCGGACGCGTGCGGGGGCTGGTCGCGGTTCAGGGCCACGTAGCGACAGGCGGCCGCTGGCTGCGCCTGCGCGTGGTCGGCCCCCCCGAAGCGGCCGCCGAACGGCTGCAGGCCTGGGAGGGGGTCGGCGACTTGCAGCTGTTGCCGGATGGGGTGCGCCTGGAGTGGCGCCGCCCGGAGGCGGAGCAAGCGGAACTGCTGCTGCATCTGCTGAACGCCGGGGTGCGTGTGGTGGGCTTGGCGCCAGAAAGTGCCGACTTGCAGGCCATGTACCTGGCGCAGGTGCGCCACCCGGAGGCGCCATGA
- a CDS encoding VOC family protein: MARTSTYLNFPGTTEAAFAFYREVFRSEFSQPIQRMGDLPAGGPTLSAAEQQLVLHVELPILGGHVLLGTDTVPSLGHTLTQGDNIHLNLEPDTRAEAERLFAALAEGGAVQMPLQQMFWGALWGSLTDRFGVRWMVNCRAAD; the protein is encoded by the coding sequence ATGGCCCGTACCAGCACTTACCTCAATTTTCCCGGCACCACCGAAGCCGCCTTCGCGTTCTACCGCGAGGTCTTCCGCAGCGAGTTCAGCCAGCCGATCCAGCGCATGGGCGATCTGCCCGCCGGCGGCCCCACCCTGTCGGCGGCAGAACAGCAACTCGTGCTGCACGTCGAGCTGCCCATTCTGGGGGGCCACGTCCTGCTCGGCACCGATACCGTCCCCTCGCTTGGCCACACCCTCACGCAGGGAGACAACATCCATCTCAATCTTGAGCCTGACACCCGCGCGGAGGCGGAGCGCTTGTTCGCCGCCCTGGCGGAGGGAGGCGCGGTCCAGATGCCCTTGCAGCAAATGTTCTGGGGGGCGCTCTGGGGCTCGCTCACTGATCGCTTCGGCGTGAGGTGGATGGTGAACTGCCGGGCGGCAGACTGA
- a CDS encoding SPFH domain-containing protein — translation MLQMNLPARWFRLALGACLIIPLSGCPAAYVRQGHVGLVVDDFTGEIKHVHDPGIRAAIPLREHIVEFPVIVQQYVMVRGGERNDSGEDDAVRVNSLEGQTFMIDASVEFVLHSKQDVAGLYQRYGLPFDAIVERYFRSRFKAAIATAVASLPLNTAISGEGRRKVEQIALADLRQTMATDHIDLHNVLIRAVYLPEQIAQAISDKTRAENALEQSRTAARQQVVEAEAAGRAAVVAAEAEAKARLIRAKAEAQANRELAASLTDRLIRKLYIEKLSDKVRLVLPPGALYNLQDLLPNEEKSGALQP, via the coding sequence ATGCTGCAGATGAACCTTCCGGCCCGCTGGTTCCGATTGGCGCTGGGGGCCTGCCTGATCATCCCACTCAGCGGGTGTCCCGCTGCCTACGTGCGCCAGGGTCATGTGGGCCTGGTGGTGGACGACTTCACCGGGGAAATCAAGCACGTGCACGACCCTGGCATTCGAGCCGCCATCCCGCTGCGCGAACACATCGTCGAGTTTCCGGTGATCGTGCAGCAATACGTGATGGTGCGGGGTGGGGAGCGCAACGACTCCGGTGAGGACGACGCTGTGCGCGTGAACTCGCTGGAGGGGCAAACCTTCATGATCGATGCCTCGGTCGAGTTCGTCCTGCACAGCAAGCAAGACGTGGCCGGTCTCTATCAGCGTTACGGCCTGCCCTTCGATGCCATCGTGGAGCGTTACTTCCGCAGCCGTTTCAAGGCGGCGATCGCCACGGCTGTCGCCTCTCTGCCGCTCAACACGGCCATCTCCGGTGAAGGCCGACGCAAGGTCGAGCAGATCGCGCTGGCCGACCTGCGCCAGACCATGGCCACCGACCACATCGACCTGCACAACGTGCTGATTCGAGCAGTTTACCTGCCTGAGCAGATCGCCCAGGCCATCTCGGACAAGACCCGCGCGGAAAACGCGCTGGAGCAGTCCCGCACGGCCGCTCGTCAGCAGGTGGTCGAGGCGGAAGCGGCCGGGCGAGCCGCCGTGGTCGCGGCCGAGGCCGAGGCCAAGGCGCGCCTGATTCGCGCCAAGGCGGAAGCACAGGCCAACCGCGAACTGGCGGCCTCCTTGACCGATCGCCTGATCCGCAAGCTGTACATCGAGAAACTCAGCGACAAGGTGCGCCTGGTGTTGCCGCCCGGCGCGCTGTACAACCTGCAGGACCTGCTCCCGAACGAGGAAAAGTCCGGCGCCCTGCAGCCCTGA
- a CDS encoding outer membrane beta-barrel protein has product MLREWRVFQWQEALGSGARVALIGLLLQATWLASPALAAEEPDFHWLNGTNPQRVAPLQTGPLTWTLLVDTYYGQALNQPADHTVFPTTTAPRHHEINLNLGLLGVEVTEQEGLYGKLVLQGGNYVDAIFGADPSVGRGAYNSLAGMRTIQQAWAGHRFPVLSGLNVVMGLFPAYIGLDSYLPQENWNYTHNLCSDFTPYYLQGLMAQLYPRPELKAELWLVNGWQTLGKTGEGFGLGYSLNWRLGDRLSLTHNVLGGQLGADPTRLRIFTDNACQWRYAVAPWPGVKHLALAAVADLGHEGASGQVGGQPATLFGGGGLLHRVVFNDQWAATLRASSFYDPQRLVALAPPGATSGGAPLWAGEGTATLDYSPSPWMLYRLEARHDLANTPYVAGPGGITATPPDFRLSGSRLVLNATLRF; this is encoded by the coding sequence GTGCTCCGAGAATGGCGGGTTTTTCAGTGGCAGGAAGCCCTGGGTAGTGGCGCGAGGGTCGCGCTGATTGGGCTACTCCTCCAGGCCACCTGGCTCGCCTCCCCCGCCTTGGCCGCCGAGGAACCTGATTTCCACTGGCTGAACGGCACCAACCCGCAGCGCGTGGCACCCCTTCAGACCGGGCCGCTGACCTGGACCCTGCTGGTCGACACCTATTACGGGCAGGCGCTGAATCAGCCGGCCGACCACACGGTCTTTCCCACCACCACCGCCCCGCGCCATCACGAGATCAACCTGAACCTGGGGCTGCTCGGCGTGGAGGTCACGGAGCAGGAAGGGCTCTACGGCAAGCTGGTCCTGCAGGGCGGCAATTACGTGGATGCGATCTTCGGCGCCGACCCCAGCGTGGGGCGCGGGGCTTACAACTCGCTGGCCGGGATGCGCACGATCCAGCAGGCCTGGGCCGGGCATCGCTTTCCCGTGCTATCGGGGCTGAACGTCGTGATGGGCCTGTTTCCCGCCTACATCGGCCTGGACAGCTACCTGCCGCAGGAAAACTGGAACTACACCCACAACCTTTGCAGCGACTTCACGCCGTATTACTTGCAGGGCCTGATGGCCCAGCTCTATCCCCGCCCGGAGCTCAAGGCCGAACTCTGGCTGGTGAACGGCTGGCAGACGCTCGGCAAGACCGGGGAGGGCTTCGGGCTGGGGTACAGCTTGAACTGGCGCCTGGGCGATCGCCTCAGCCTGACCCACAACGTGCTGGGCGGCCAGCTCGGGGCCGACCCGACCCGCCTGCGAATTTTCACCGACAACGCCTGCCAGTGGCGCTACGCGGTGGCGCCCTGGCCCGGCGTCAAGCATCTGGCCCTGGCCGCAGTGGCGGACCTCGGCCACGAGGGAGCCTCTGGCCAAGTCGGTGGCCAGCCCGCCACCTTATTCGGCGGCGGCGGGCTGCTGCACCGTGTGGTCTTCAATGACCAGTGGGCGGCGACCCTGCGCGCCAGCAGCTTCTACGACCCGCAGCGGCTGGTCGCGCTGGCCCCCCCGGGGGCGACCAGCGGCGGCGCGCCGCTCTGGGCCGGCGAAGGCACCGCCACGCTCGATTACAGCCCCTCCCCCTGGATGCTGTATCGCCTGGAGGCCCGCCACGACCTGGCCAACACGCCCTATGTGGCCGGCCCCGGCGGCATCACGGCCACCCCCCCCGACTTTCGCCTCTCTGGCAGTCGCCTGGTGCTGAACGCGACGCTGCGCTTCTGA
- a CDS encoding aldo/keto reductase, translating into MTPLPLERVSSTCRSVVMCTAAWVFHGNPAIAANAAPTALPPMTYMPVGQAGRPPLMISRLILGTDHLGKVPESQSEAVMAEAVRLGINAFDTAPIYANDSEARLGRWLARQKRQDLYVISKGGFPRDLGPGTYRSRLAGDKAQIVANVREELEPSRARFNRPIAIYLMHRDDADFQDYRRLERPQTPVRTILEALADPQLTPHFGMIGLSNWRAARVDEAVREAAASPTLAQPICHSPYFSLLEMGPVTIHSGGVQVTHAEMMRRDFQPGIRLMTYSPLGGFSIVRPGWEAARQRALALKQQRDRYWGNVYGAIFHPTNAQRFRRAEAFTQALNARLGTHYTLDQVLDAYTLAHPRSEFVVIGPRTVEQLRRTVGALELAKRLTLRDLDQLYAGP; encoded by the coding sequence ATGACCCCGCTGCCGCTTGAACGGGTGAGTTCGACTTGCCGCTCGGTCGTGATGTGCACGGCCGCCTGGGTGTTTCACGGGAACCCGGCGATCGCCGCCAACGCCGCGCCCACGGCCCTGCCACCGATGACCTACATGCCGGTCGGCCAGGCAGGCCGCCCCCCGCTGATGATCTCCCGGCTGATCCTGGGGACCGACCACCTCGGCAAGGTCCCGGAGTCCCAGAGCGAGGCCGTCATGGCGGAGGCCGTGCGCCTCGGCATCAATGCCTTCGACACCGCCCCGATCTACGCCAACGACAGCGAGGCCCGCCTGGGCCGCTGGCTGGCCCGGCAGAAGCGCCAGGACCTGTACGTCATCAGCAAGGGCGGCTTCCCGCGCGACCTGGGGCCCGGCACCTACCGCAGTCGCCTGGCCGGCGACAAAGCGCAGATCGTGGCCAATGTGCGCGAAGAACTGGAGCCCTCGCGGGCCCGTTTCAACCGCCCGATCGCAATCTACCTCATGCACCGGGACGACGCCGACTTCCAGGACTACCGACGACTCGAGCGCCCGCAGACGCCGGTCCGCACGATCCTGGAGGCGCTGGCCGACCCCCAGCTGACGCCGCACTTCGGGATGATCGGGCTCTCCAACTGGCGGGCGGCGCGGGTCGACGAGGCCGTCCGCGAGGCCGCCGCCAGCCCGACCCTGGCCCAACCGATTTGCCACAGCCCCTACTTCTCGCTGCTGGAGATGGGCCCGGTGACGATCCACTCGGGCGGCGTGCAGGTCACCCACGCCGAGATGATGCGGCGCGATTTTCAGCCCGGCATCCGCCTGATGACCTACTCGCCGCTGGGAGGCTTTTCCATCGTGCGTCCGGGCTGGGAGGCCGCACGCCAGCGCGCCCTGGCCCTCAAGCAGCAGCGCGATCGCTACTGGGGCAACGTCTACGGCGCCATCTTTCACCCCACCAACGCGCAGCGCTTCCGGCGGGCCGAAGCCTTCACGCAGGCCCTCAATGCCCGGCTGGGAACCCACTACACGCTGGACCAGGTGCTGGACGCCTACACCCTGGCCCACCCGCGCTCCGAATTCGTGGTGATCGGCCCGCGCACGGTGGAACAGCTCCGCCGCACGGTGGGCGCACTGGAATTGGCCAAGCGGCTTACCCTGCGGGATCTCGACCAGCTTTACGCGGGGCCTTGA